The Chryseobacterium glaciei DNA window TCAGGCATTAATTACCGGTTCATTTACAATCTTTTCTGAAGCAATGTCTCTTAATTTATGGCCTAACCAAAAAATTGACTATCCTTCCGGAGTTAAAGGACAAATGTATATCCCAAGAATCAATTGGGGACTTCTTATTCTTTGTATTATTGTGGTTCTTCACTTTAGAGAATCGGGTAAAATGGAAGCTGCTTATGGTCTTTCCATTACGGTGACGATGTTGATGACAACCATTTTATTAATGTTTTGGCTATTAAAACATAGAATAAATAAAGGTTTGATCCTTGTTTTTGCTTTGGTTTATATGTCAATCGAATTAGGATTCTTCAGTGCGAATATCATTAAATTCTTCGAAGGAGGTTGGATTACTGTTATCCTAGCCGGATTCATCGGAATTTGTATGTACGCTTGGTATAACGGAAGATTAATTAAAACTAAATTCATCAATTTTGTAAAAATCGACAGCTACGTTTCAATTATTAAAGACATGAAGCTTGATGAAACGATTCCTAAATATGCTACCAATCTTGCCTATTTAAGCAGAGCGAAAAGAAATGATGAGGTAGAATCAAAAATTATCTATTCTATCATCAAAAAGCAGCCGAAAAGAGCAGATCATTACTTTATTTTAAGTATTGTAAATCAGGAAGATCCATTTACATTTAAATATACGGTTGATGAAATTTTACCCGGAACGGTTTATAAAATCAACTTCCTTTTAGGATTTAAAGTTGATAGAAGAATTAATGATTATTTCCACATGGTTTTAAAAGATTTAATGGCCGACGGAACGATTCCTTCAAAAAGTAGTCATCCTTCTTTAAGAGCTCATAATATTCCACCGGATTTGAAATATGTAGTAATAGACAACACCTATATCAACGATATACTTTTAACGGTTAAGCAAAAAATTACACTTAATATTTACAACTTCGTGAAATATATTGGGAGTGATGATTTCAAATCTTGGGGTGTTACCTCTCACAACGTGGTTGTAGAGTCTGCTCCGATTACAGAATTAACAGTTTATGATAATAAAATTGAGCAGGCTGATTTTTTAAGACATAACAGTTAAGATCCTTTAACAGAATAGTCTGATATTTATTTAAATAAAAATCGATAAATTTGTAGATAATTTTTTTAATGGATACTTTACAGAAAGAAAAAAATATTGCTTTAATAAAAGATGTTTTAAGAAACTACTTGTTAGAAAAGGGTTTCAGAAATACACCTGAACGATATACAATATTAGAAGAGATTTATAATATGGATCATCACTTCAATGTGGATGATCTATA harbors:
- a CDS encoding KUP/HAK/KT family potassium transporter, which codes for MAEVTEGGHHFDIKKLSFFGVLVSLGIVFGDIGTSPLYVMKAIVNARGASSSMPFNEYIEGALSCIIWTLTLQTTVKYVIIALRADNKGEGGILALFSLVKNLKKGWLYLVAIVGAAALVADGVITPSLTVMSAIEGLEIYNPHTPVVTITIGILILIFVVQQFGTSLIGKFFGPVMVIWFLVLGGLGVAHLTENFEILRSFNPYYAYKLIANSPSAIVILGAVFLCTTGAEALYSDLGHCGAKNIRVSWAFVKIMLILNYLGQGAWLLANYGKPGFSVINPFFGIMEEWMIVPGVILATAAAIIASQALITGSFTIFSEAMSLNLWPNQKIDYPSGVKGQMYIPRINWGLLILCIIVVLHFRESGKMEAAYGLSITVTMLMTTILLMFWLLKHRINKGLILVFALVYMSIELGFFSANIIKFFEGGWITVILAGFIGICMYAWYNGRLIKTKFINFVKIDSYVSIIKDMKLDETIPKYATNLAYLSRAKRNDEVESKIIYSIIKKQPKRADHYFILSIVNQEDPFTFKYTVDEILPGTVYKINFLLGFKVDRRINDYFHMVLKDLMADGTIPSKSSHPSLRAHNIPPDLKYVVIDNTYINDILLTVKQKITLNIYNFVKYIGSDDFKSWGVTSHNVVVESAPITELTVYDNKIEQADFLRHNS